In Candidatus Margulisiibacteriota bacterium, a single genomic region encodes these proteins:
- a CDS encoding YlqD family protein has translation MAKSVTLKRTVTIKAIVTDDFKKYLTYELETSIKDLQKKISDVEKQAADLVISLEKSGAADQVKMINQQLQIEKQQQENTIADLQKRIEDAKNLQLDSEFIQGTIDGFTTVKTGDNLYQKLGALEIVVKDGVVQDIKGEQD, from the coding sequence ATGGCAAAGTCTGTTACTTTAAAAAGAACCGTTACAATCAAAGCAATTGTTACTGATGATTTTAAGAAATATTTAACTTATGAACTAGAAACATCAATTAAAGATCTTCAGAAAAAAATATCAGATGTAGAGAAGCAAGCAGCTGATCTGGTAATTTCTTTAGAAAAAAGTGGAGCAGCTGACCAAGTTAAGATGATTAATCAGCAACTTCAGATTGAAAAACAGCAACAAGAAAATACTATTGCTGATCTTCAGAAAAGAATAGAAGATGCAAAAAATTTACAACTAGATTCAGAATTCATCCAAGGAACCATAGATGGTTTTACAACTGTTAAAACAGGGGACAACCTATATCAAAAGCTTGGAGCATTAGAAATAGTAGTTAAAGACGGTGTTGTTCAAGACATTAAAGGAGAGCAGGACTAA
- a CDS encoding KH domain-containing protein produces MKDLLELLTKALVDNPEEVVIKETVGESIIILEIKVGQEDIGKVIGKEGRIANAIRTVVKAAAAKQGKKVTVEIITK; encoded by the coding sequence ATGAAAGATCTATTAGAACTATTAACTAAAGCATTAGTAGATAATCCTGAAGAAGTTGTTATAAAAGAAACAGTTGGTGAGAGTATTATTATTCTTGAGATTAAGGTAGGACAAGAAGATATTGGTAAGGTTATTGGTAAAGAAGGAAGAATTGCTAACGCGATTAGAACTGTTGTAAAAGCTGCTGCTGCAAAGCAAGGCAAAAAAGTAACAGTTGAAATCATAACTAAATAA
- the ychF gene encoding redox-regulated ATPase YchF, translated as MGFSLGIVGLPNVGKSTLFNAITKVGAEASNYPFCTIDPNVGVVTVPDERLEVLSKISGSKQLLPTAIEFVDIAGLVKGASNGEGLGNQFLANIREVSAIVHVVRCFEDPQVIHVDGSVDPIRDIDVINTELILADLQTVEKRLQAVQKKAKGGQDKEAVAQFNCFSKFLEALSAGRAARSVQINEEEEKIIRQISLLTFKPVIYAANVSEEDIISGEENAFVKKVKEFASGESNEVVVISAQIESEISQLEEAEAKEFLAELGMKESGLAKLVSSSYRLLGLITYLTTGEKETRAWTIKKGTKAPGAAGVIHTDFERGFIKAEIVAYKDLKSAESMAKAKENGTVRLEGKEYVMQDGDVVVFKFNV; from the coding sequence GTGGGGTTTTCTTTAGGGATAGTCGGCCTTCCAAATGTTGGTAAGTCAACACTTTTTAATGCAATAACTAAAGTTGGAGCAGAGGCTAGTAATTATCCTTTTTGTACAATAGACCCAAATGTTGGCGTAGTGACAGTACCAGACGAGAGATTAGAAGTTTTATCAAAAATATCGGGCTCTAAGCAACTATTACCAACCGCAATCGAGTTTGTAGACATTGCTGGGTTAGTTAAGGGTGCCTCCAATGGTGAAGGATTAGGAAATCAGTTTTTAGCAAACATTAGAGAAGTTAGTGCAATTGTTCATGTCGTTAGATGTTTTGAAGACCCACAAGTAATTCACGTAGATGGTTCCGTTGATCCCATTAGAGATATAGATGTAATTAACACAGAGCTTATTTTGGCTGACTTGCAAACAGTTGAGAAAAGACTGCAAGCTGTCCAGAAGAAAGCTAAGGGTGGTCAAGACAAAGAAGCTGTTGCTCAGTTTAACTGTTTTTCCAAATTTCTTGAGGCATTGTCAGCCGGGAGAGCAGCTAGGTCCGTACAGATTAATGAAGAAGAAGAGAAAATAATCAGGCAAATTAGTTTATTAACCTTTAAACCTGTTATTTATGCAGCTAATGTTAGTGAAGAGGATATTATAAGTGGAGAAGAAAATGCTTTTGTGAAAAAAGTTAAAGAATTTGCGAGCGGAGAAAGCAACGAGGTTGTAGTAATTTCAGCTCAAATTGAGTCTGAGATATCTCAACTAGAAGAAGCTGAAGCAAAAGAGTTTTTGGCTGAATTAGGCATGAAAGAATCGGGATTAGCAAAACTCGTTAGTTCTAGTTATCGACTCTTAGGGTTAATCACTTATTTAACAACAGGGGAAAAGGAAACAAGAGCTTGGACGATAAAAAAAGGCACAAAAGCTCCGGGTGCTGCTGGTGTGATTCATACAGATTTTGAAAGAGGATTTATTAAAGCAGAAATAGTTGCTTATAAAGACCTTAAATCTGCAGAAAGTATGGCTAAAGCTAAAGAAAATGGTACAGTAAGACTAGAGGGAAAAGAATACGTTATGCAAGACGGAGATGTGGTTGTTTTTAAGTTTAATGTCTAG
- the gyrA gene encoding DNA gyrase subunit A, with product MQEDLFTTINIKPVNIEVEMKASYIDYAMSVIVGRALPDVRDGLKPVHRRILYAMYEQGITHDKSYKKSARVVGEVLGKYHPHGDTAVYDSMVRMAQEFSLRYPMIDGQGNFGSVDGDSAAAMRYTEARMSKIAAEMLADIEKNTVEFTPNFDESLSEPAVLPSKLPSLLINGSSGIAVGMATNIPPHNITEVLNGLLALIDNPEITPMQLMGFIKGPDFPTGGIIRGQKGIIEAYTTGKGIIKLQAKYHIEEVKSKKRKAIIVTEIPYTVNKAQLIIKIADLVKEKVFNGIADLRDESDRKGMRIYIELKKEANEDIVLNLLMKHTSLFMSYGINIVALDNGQPKQLNLKEMLVKFLEHRFIVVKRAVEFDLNKAQARAHILEGLRIALNNLDEVIELIRASATGAEARDALVVRFGLSEIQAQAILDMKLQRLTGLEREKIEIEYNDLMEKIKDMMDILSKKSRLLDIIKADCFYLKEKFGDERKTEIAEGLEDINIEDLIQEEKVAVFFTKFGFVKRLAVDTFRNQLRGGRGIGGMVTREGDIIEKVVITSTHSYLVCFTSEGKAYKTKVYNIPEESRYSKGSSIKNVLNIKEEEKVTTGVVIENFDVDDQYLLMTTVHGVVKRSKVSDFKNIRTTGIIAINLDEGDELRWVEITNGKMDVLMVSSNGMVIRFDEEQVRSVGRTARGVRGMKLRANDIIVGNSIIDPDAEKESLLMIASTGTGKRTQVSNFRVQNRAGIGVIGIKLKVDDKLAGGLVVQPDDEVIIVSSKGTVSRQSVKLISSQGRAARGVKVQKLDGGDTVVAFAKLLEDDGEESQV from the coding sequence ATGCAAGAAGATCTTTTTACAACAATTAATATTAAACCAGTTAACATAGAAGTAGAGATGAAGGCTTCCTACATCGATTATGCGATGAGCGTTATCGTTGGTCGTGCTTTGCCGGATGTTAGAGACGGATTAAAGCCAGTACATAGAAGAATACTATACGCTATGTATGAACAAGGAATAACACATGATAAATCTTATAAAAAATCAGCCAGAGTAGTTGGGGAAGTTTTAGGTAAATATCACCCACACGGAGACACAGCTGTTTATGACTCAATGGTTAGAATGGCACAGGAGTTTTCTTTACGTTATCCAATGATTGATGGCCAAGGTAACTTTGGGTCAGTGGATGGAGACAGTGCAGCAGCAATGAGATATACGGAAGCAAGAATGTCCAAAATAGCAGCAGAAATGTTAGCGGATATTGAAAAAAATACAGTAGAGTTTACACCAAATTTTGATGAATCCTTGAGTGAGCCAGCAGTATTACCATCAAAACTACCAAGCTTACTTATTAATGGAAGCTCGGGTATCGCAGTAGGTATGGCCACAAACATCCCACCGCATAATATCACAGAAGTATTAAATGGTTTATTAGCACTTATCGATAATCCAGAAATTACGCCGATGCAACTTATGGGTTTTATCAAAGGACCTGATTTTCCTACAGGTGGAATTATCAGAGGACAAAAAGGAATAATAGAGGCATATACTACAGGAAAAGGTATTATCAAGCTTCAAGCAAAATATCACATTGAAGAAGTGAAAAGTAAAAAAAGAAAAGCAATAATCGTTACAGAAATACCCTATACAGTAAATAAAGCACAGTTAATCATTAAAATTGCTGATTTAGTAAAAGAAAAAGTTTTTAACGGTATTGCTGACTTAAGAGATGAGTCAGATAGAAAAGGTATGAGGATTTATATAGAGCTGAAGAAAGAAGCAAATGAAGATATTGTTTTAAATCTTTTAATGAAGCACACAAGCCTCTTCATGAGTTATGGAATTAATATCGTTGCACTGGATAACGGACAACCAAAACAGCTTAATCTTAAAGAAATGCTTGTTAAGTTTTTAGAACATAGATTTATTGTTGTCAAAAGAGCAGTTGAGTTTGATTTAAATAAAGCACAAGCAAGAGCTCATATCTTAGAAGGGCTAAGAATAGCGTTAAATAATTTAGACGAAGTAATTGAGCTGATTAGGGCAAGCGCAACAGGAGCAGAGGCTAGAGATGCTTTGGTTGTAAGGTTTGGTTTATCAGAAATACAAGCTCAAGCTATATTGGATATGAAGTTACAAAGATTAACAGGGCTTGAAAGAGAAAAAATAGAAATAGAATATAATGATTTAATGGAAAAAATAAAAGACATGATGGATATTCTTTCTAAAAAAAGTAGGTTGTTAGATATTATTAAAGCAGATTGCTTTTATTTGAAAGAAAAATTTGGAGACGAAAGAAAAACAGAAATTGCAGAAGGCTTAGAAGATATTAACATTGAAGATCTTATTCAAGAAGAAAAAGTAGCAGTTTTCTTTACAAAGTTTGGATTTGTAAAAAGATTAGCAGTAGATACTTTTAGAAACCAATTAAGAGGCGGAAGAGGTATCGGCGGTATGGTAACCAGAGAAGGAGATATAATTGAAAAAGTTGTTATCACTTCCACTCATAGTTACTTAGTTTGTTTTACTTCCGAGGGTAAAGCTTATAAAACAAAAGTTTATAATATACCAGAGGAATCACGCTACAGCAAAGGTTCTTCGATTAAAAACGTTCTTAATATCAAAGAGGAAGAGAAGGTTACAACAGGTGTTGTAATTGAGAACTTTGATGTAGATGACCAGTATTTATTAATGACAACAGTTCATGGAGTTGTAAAAAGGTCCAAAGTATCAGACTTTAAGAACATTAGAACAACAGGCATTATCGCTATTAATTTAGACGAGGGTGATGAACTAAGATGGGTTGAGATAACTAATGGAAAAATGGATGTGTTAATGGTTAGCAGTAACGGTATGGTTATAAGGTTTGACGAAGAACAAGTTCGCTCTGTTGGACGTACCGCTAGAGGCGTAAGAGGAATGAAGCTAAGAGCTAATGATATTATCGTTGGAAATAGTATAATCGATCCTGATGCTGAAAAAGAAAGCTTATTAATGATTGCGTCAACCGGTACTGGAAAAAGAACACAAGTTAGTAACTTTAGAGTTCAAAATAGAGCAGGTATTGGGGTTATTGGAATTAAACTCAAAGTTGATGACAAATTAGCTGGTGGACTTGTCGTGCAACCTGATGACGAGGTCATAATTGTTTCTTCTAAAGGAACGGTTTCTAGACAATCAGTTAAGTTAATATCTTCACAAGGAAGAGCAGCTAGAGGTGTTAAAGTTCAAAAGTTAGATGGTGGCGACACTGTGGTTGCTTTTGCTAAGCTTTTAGAAGATGACGGTGAAGAGAGCCAAGTATAA
- the gyrB gene encoding DNA topoisomerase (ATP-hydrolyzing) subunit B: protein MSGTYDASDIKILEGLQAVRKRPAMYIGSTDTKGLHHLIYEVVDNSIDEAMAGYCNEIIVSFNEDGSVSVTDNGRGIPIGIQKDKGVSATEVVLTVLHAGGKFEGKGYKVSGGLHGVGVSCVNALSATLIVEVFREEKRYLQEFKRGIPQPPLLEDAPGHATGTTIRFYPDDQIFETLEFEYSLILSRMKELAYLNKGLKIILEDNRPEEKLRDEFHFDGGILEYIKAIDAAKEELLKEPYYFTKETEKAEVEIAINYSKNYYDEHVISFVNNIRTREGGTHVVGFKTALTRSLNSFAKKHKVFKGNEILTGNDVKEGLTAIISVKIQDPQFEGQTKTKLGNSDVRGIVDSIVAEGLELALERDPNSAKQIIQKSLLAAKAREAARKAQDLARRKNVLESTTLPGKLSDCTESDPAKSELFIVEGDSAGGSAKQGRDRYYQAILPLRGKIINVEKARLDKLLANEEVKALITAIGPEVIANMDKSDEDMPREEVLKKVRYHKIIIMTDADVDGAHIRTLLLTFFYRYARALVEAGLVYAAQPPLYLIRKGNKKQYAYNEEQKNVVISELALSGVSIKTKTGKVFEGPEILEFIDKLRKYKEVLLEADRFSVDKTTLKDVLLNMDIPRFIEIKKAYNEMDEEFLDSIASDQDKFVLELFSIKQMNMDLIKEVMHYDVSEAETVPYEVTVAEKTDIVDDNALLVEFIDKIAIRGISLQRYKGLGEMNPDQLWETTMDPYKRTLVQIKLEDNEVADETFTILMGSDVVPRKNFIETYAKQVKWLDV from the coding sequence ATGTCGGGAACATATGATGCGTCGGATATAAAAATTTTAGAAGGGTTGCAAGCTGTTCGTAAAAGACCAGCGATGTATATTGGATCAACAGACACCAAAGGCTTACATCATTTAATATATGAAGTAGTCGATAATAGTATTGATGAAGCAATGGCAGGCTATTGTAACGAAATAATAGTTTCTTTTAATGAAGATGGTTCCGTTAGTGTCACAGATAATGGTAGAGGAATCCCAATAGGAATACAAAAAGATAAAGGGGTAAGTGCAACAGAAGTTGTTCTTACCGTTCTTCATGCAGGTGGAAAGTTTGAAGGAAAAGGATATAAGGTTTCTGGTGGACTACATGGCGTTGGTGTTTCTTGTGTTAACGCTTTATCTGCAACATTAATAGTAGAGGTATTCAGAGAAGAAAAAAGATATCTTCAAGAATTTAAAAGAGGGATACCTCAACCCCCATTATTAGAAGATGCGCCTGGTCATGCAACAGGAACAACAATTAGGTTTTATCCTGACGATCAAATATTTGAAACCTTGGAATTTGAATATAGTTTAATTTTATCTAGAATGAAGGAATTGGCGTATCTGAATAAAGGGTTAAAAATAATTCTAGAAGATAATAGGCCTGAAGAAAAACTAAGAGACGAATTCCATTTTGATGGAGGGATTTTAGAATATATCAAAGCTATTGATGCTGCAAAAGAAGAGCTCCTAAAAGAACCATATTATTTTACAAAAGAAACAGAGAAGGCAGAGGTTGAAATAGCTATCAATTATAGTAAAAATTATTATGATGAGCATGTTATTTCCTTTGTTAATAATATTAGAACTAGAGAAGGTGGAACTCACGTTGTTGGTTTTAAAACAGCATTAACAAGATCATTAAATTCTTTTGCTAAAAAACATAAGGTATTTAAAGGCAATGAAATTTTAACAGGAAATGACGTTAAAGAAGGCTTGACCGCTATTATTTCTGTAAAGATTCAGGATCCACAATTTGAAGGACAAACTAAAACAAAGCTAGGCAATAGTGATGTCAGGGGCATTGTCGATAGTATTGTTGCTGAAGGATTAGAATTAGCATTGGAAAGAGATCCAAACTCAGCAAAACAAATTATTCAAAAATCATTATTAGCCGCAAAAGCCCGAGAAGCTGCTAGAAAAGCACAAGATTTAGCTAGAAGAAAAAATGTTTTAGAAAGTACTACTTTACCAGGAAAACTATCTGATTGCACTGAATCAGATCCAGCAAAATCTGAGTTATTTATAGTTGAGGGAGATTCTGCGGGTGGTTCAGCAAAACAAGGAAGAGACCGATATTATCAAGCAATTTTACCTTTAAGAGGAAAGATTATTAATGTTGAAAAAGCTAGACTAGACAAGTTGTTAGCCAATGAAGAAGTTAAGGCATTAATAACAGCCATAGGACCAGAGGTTATTGCCAATATGGACAAGTCAGATGAAGACATGCCCAGAGAAGAAGTTTTAAAAAAGGTTAGATATCACAAAATTATAATTATGACCGACGCGGACGTTGATGGTGCCCACATTAGAACGCTTTTACTGACCTTTTTTTATAGATATGCTCGTGCCTTAGTAGAGGCTGGCTTAGTATATGCAGCTCAACCACCACTTTATTTAATTAGAAAAGGTAACAAGAAACAGTATGCTTATAATGAAGAACAAAAGAATGTTGTAATAAGTGAGCTTGCGTTATCAGGCGTCTCAATTAAAACTAAAACTGGAAAAGTTTTCGAAGGACCTGAAATTTTAGAATTTATTGATAAACTTAGAAAATATAAAGAGGTATTGTTAGAAGCCGATAGATTTTCAGTAGATAAAACAACGCTTAAAGATGTTTTATTAAATATGGATATACCAAGATTTATTGAGATAAAAAAAGCCTATAATGAGATGGATGAAGAGTTTTTAGATTCCATAGCAAGTGATCAAGATAAATTTGTTTTAGAACTTTTTTCCATCAAACAGATGAATATGGACCTTATTAAAGAAGTAATGCATTATGATGTTTCAGAAGCAGAGACAGTACCTTATGAGGTAACCGTTGCAGAGAAAACAGATATTGTTGATGATAATGCCTTGCTAGTTGAATTTATAGATAAAATAGCAATTCGAGGAATTTCTTTGCAAAGATACAAAGGTTTAGGGGAAATGAACCCTGACCAGCTATGGGAAACAACTATGGATCCATACAAAAGAACTTTGGTGCAAATTAAATTAGAGGACAACGAAGTCGCTGATGAAACATTTACTATTTTAATGGGTAGTGATGTTGTACCGAGAAAGAATTTTATTGAGACATACGCTAAGCAGGTAAAATGGCTTGACGTTTAG
- a CDS encoding DciA family protein, which translates to MNSLKDILLQSTVKNLKESLLLKRAYKEIVNEKIVNVTIDLLYKNNTLCIYVKDNVWATQLMQYKHTILKRAKEVVKTIKDVKILVSFDLAPEEQTIKSKKTKKDITNLVQDINNCDSKYRTKIKKIIINSERNYEHVCAVCGSPVLSKKTNFCSLCLSQNKAIRKKGIQEILKETPWVKYEEIEQNQKKIMNYEGFMQEKKFKINRICDIIEKEYIDIQKNRKPNTEFFKSKIEELVILKISIEPTELTKENIENNIQKKWFKLYQS; encoded by the coding sequence ATGAATAGCTTAAAAGATATTTTATTACAAAGTACAGTAAAAAATCTTAAAGAGAGCTTGTTGCTTAAACGAGCATACAAAGAAATAGTAAACGAAAAAATTGTAAACGTTACAATAGATCTATTATATAAAAACAACACATTGTGTATTTATGTAAAAGATAATGTTTGGGCAACCCAATTAATGCAATATAAACATACTATTCTGAAAAGAGCTAAAGAGGTTGTAAAAACAATTAAAGATGTAAAAATACTAGTTTCTTTTGATTTAGCTCCAGAGGAACAAACAATAAAAAGTAAAAAAACCAAAAAAGATATAACAAATTTAGTTCAAGATATTAATAATTGTGATTCCAAATATAGAACAAAAATAAAAAAAATCATTATTAATTCTGAACGGAATTATGAACATGTTTGCGCTGTGTGTGGGAGTCCAGTACTTTCTAAAAAAACAAACTTTTGTTCGTTATGTTTATCACAAAATAAAGCAATACGAAAAAAAGGAATTCAAGAAATACTAAAAGAAACACCTTGGGTTAAATATGAAGAAATAGAACAAAATCAAAAAAAAATCATGAATTATGAGGGATTTATGCAAGAAAAGAAGTTTAAAATCAACAGAATTTGTGATATTATTGAAAAAGAATATATAGATATTCAAAAAAACAGAAAACCTAACACAGAGTTTTTTAAGTCTAAAATAGAGGAATTAGTGATTTTGAAAATAAGTATAGAGCCTACAGAGTTAACAAAAGAAAACATAGAGAATAATATTCAAAAAAAATGGTTCAAATTATACCAAAGCTAA
- the recF gene encoding DNA replication and repair protein RecF (All proteins in this family for which functions are known are DNA-binding proteins that assist the filamentation of RecA onto DNA for the initiation of recombination or recombinational repair.): protein MLIKSIYLYNFRTFIDKRFTFTEQNNLIIGLNGKGKSNLIEAINFLSSARSFKTNINKEIINFNQKEASLIAEVVNEKKISKINIVFKEDGSKKISINNSILNKSSDLLKEFTAILVSPNDITIIDGTPSVRRRYLDTILSKTLPGYLDIVKEQKRIIDIKRKVLKGNTINEDLLNIYHEQLKKVNTKIVSYRTKILQEIQETANKYFKQYYYKVGFIELKYVDTFLLEDIVKEKNYRECLYGSHRDDFEIYLNEKSAKKYSSTGEKRLISLLMKISEKNLFNDKLKIKPVLLLDDAFLGLDDERQTIFYELIESDHQKILTSTEDKYQNKVINPSILRL from the coding sequence ATGCTCATAAAGAGTATTTACTTATATAACTTTAGAACATTTATTGATAAAAGATTTACATTTACAGAACAGAATAATTTAATTATTGGGTTAAACGGTAAAGGTAAAAGTAATCTTATTGAGGCTATTAATTTTTTATCGTCAGCAAGATCATTTAAAACAAATATCAATAAAGAAATTATAAACTTTAATCAAAAAGAAGCTTCATTGATAGCAGAAGTAGTTAATGAAAAAAAAATAAGTAAAATAAATATTGTTTTTAAAGAAGATGGCTCAAAAAAAATTTCAATCAATAATAGTATTTTAAATAAATCCTCAGATTTATTAAAAGAATTTACTGCTATTTTAGTATCACCAAACGATATAACCATAATAGATGGCACACCAAGCGTGAGAAGAAGATATTTAGATACAATCTTATCTAAAACACTGCCAGGATATTTAGATATAGTAAAAGAACAGAAAAGAATAATAGATATTAAACGGAAAGTATTAAAAGGAAATACTATTAATGAGGATTTGTTAAATATTTATCATGAACAACTTAAAAAAGTAAATACTAAAATAGTATCTTATAGAACAAAAATATTACAAGAAATACAAGAAACAGCTAATAAATATTTTAAACAATATTACTACAAAGTAGGGTTTATAGAACTAAAATATGTAGACACTTTTCTATTGGAAGACATAGTGAAAGAAAAAAATTATAGAGAGTGTTTATACGGATCACATAGAGATGATTTTGAGATTTACTTAAACGAGAAATCAGCTAAAAAATATAGCTCTACAGGTGAAAAAAGGCTAATAAGTTTATTAATGAAAATAAGTGAAAAAAATTTATTTAACGATAAACTAAAAATAAAACCAGTACTATTGTTAGATGATGCTTTTTTAGGATTAGATGATGAAAGGCAAACTATTTTCTATGAACTTATTGAAAGCGATCATCAAAAAATACTAACCTCCACAGAGGATAAATATCAAAATAAAGTAATTAATCCAAGCATCCTAAGGTTATAG
- the dnaN gene encoding DNA polymerase III subunit beta, whose amino-acid sequence MNITCEKNKLLKILSISMNSVSERTTVEALKCFKLETKNNLLIITTNNLKTNIICSLDAQVDSEGVTLVHAKTFYNIISKLPSEDVSMYLSENNTLLISSGDSTFNIFTANPEEFPENMLIDEYKEISLSKEVFKDMVRRVAFAASEEEEKVILNGVLIDIDSEKKKIIFVAADGYRLAKDDISFNGKDSLKVIIPIKTIKEIMSIFSIKETETIKIRLGEDKILFMIEEVQMYSRVINGQFPDYNLLIPKEKNLDIKINRKEFLDACERINIIAQRNSYMVKVELVNKALVISSVTPDFGDGSEKLSIEYSGDDNINVVFNVRLMMDVLKSLESDYIKIEIINDEKPLVIKEDNNQEYIYIMMPIKVKR is encoded by the coding sequence ATGAATATAACCTGTGAAAAAAACAAACTATTGAAAATTTTATCAATAAGCATGAATTCAGTAAGTGAAAGAACAACAGTTGAGGCATTAAAATGTTTTAAATTAGAAACAAAGAATAATTTATTGATTATTACTACAAATAATTTAAAAACTAATATTATTTGTTCTTTAGATGCGCAAGTTGATTCAGAAGGAGTTACCTTAGTTCATGCGAAAACTTTTTATAATATTATAAGTAAATTACCTTCAGAAGATGTTTCTATGTATTTAAGTGAAAATAATACATTGTTAATTAGTAGTGGTGATTCAACTTTTAATATATTTACAGCAAACCCAGAAGAGTTTCCAGAAAATATGCTTATTGATGAATATAAAGAAATATCTTTAAGTAAAGAAGTTTTTAAAGATATGGTAAGAAGAGTTGCTTTTGCTGCTTCAGAAGAAGAGGAAAAAGTAATATTAAATGGTGTTTTAATAGATATCGATAGTGAGAAAAAAAAGATAATTTTTGTAGCTGCAGATGGCTATAGATTAGCTAAAGACGATATTAGTTTTAATGGAAAAGACTCTTTAAAAGTAATAATACCAATTAAAACAATTAAAGAAATTATGTCAATTTTTTCAATTAAAGAAACAGAAACAATAAAAATAAGATTAGGTGAAGATAAAATTTTATTTATGATAGAAGAAGTTCAAATGTATTCCAGGGTAATTAATGGACAATTCCCAGACTATAATTTATTAATACCAAAAGAAAAAAACTTAGACATTAAAATAAATAGAAAAGAATTTTTAGATGCCTGTGAAAGAATAAATATTATAGCTCAAAGAAATTCATACATGGTGAAAGTTGAGTTAGTAAATAAAGCGTTAGTTATTTCTTCTGTAACACCAGACTTTGGTGATGGAAGTGAAAAATTAAGCATAGAGTACTCAGGGGATGATAATATTAATGTAGTTTTTAATGTAAGATTAATGATGGATGTTTTAAAAAGTTTAGAAAGTGATTATATAAAAATAGAAATTATTAATGATGAAAAACCATTAGTAATCAAAGAAGATAATAATCAAGAATATATTTATATTATGATGCCAATAAAAGTTAAAAGGTAA